One Helianthus annuus cultivar XRQ/B chromosome 12, HanXRQr2.0-SUNRISE, whole genome shotgun sequence genomic region harbors:
- the LOC110884196 gene encoding protein trichome birefringence-like 19 — protein MKQSGVHGKNYQNTTHLTTSKILLLITLTLITLTVIPLYFPFHKFPSLSSTTHSSTSPATTTLPHHPLITVDDNHYKCDVFSGEWVPNPEAPYYHNTTCWAIHEHQNCQKYGRPDSDFMKWRWKPDECDLPIFNPYQFLEIVRDKSLAFVGDSVGRNHMQSLICMLSRVEYPIDISTTKDDDFKRWYYVSYNFTMATYWSPFLVKFDQPDTDGPTHTGVFSLYLDEFDKKWTNHIDEFNYLVINGGHWFSRPSFYYENHRVVGCKFCQLENVTDYPMTFGYRRALRTAYKAIMSRKQFKGVTFLRTFAPMHFEGGDWNGGGDCIRKKPFKSNEIRLEGSNLELYLAQMEEFDKALKKANENGLKFRLMDITQPMLLRPDGHPSKYGHWPNENVTLYNDCVHWCLPGPIDTWSDFLLHMLKMEGRITAQEKLVNQRKRKIAS, from the exons ATGAAGCAGAGTGGTGTTCATGGCAAGAACTATCAAAACACAACCCATCTAACCACCTCCAAGATCCTCTTACTCATAACCCTAACCCTAATCACCCTCACAGTCATCCCTCTCTATTTCCCTTTCCACAAATTCCCATCTCTCTCCTCCACCACCCATTCTTCCACCTCTCCGGCCACCACCACACTACCTCACCACCCACTCATCACCGTCGACGACAACCACTACAAATGCGATGTGTTCTCCGGCGAGTGGGTTCCAAACCCTGAAGCCCCTTATTACCATAACACCACGTGTTGGGCTATACATGAACACCAAAACTGCCAGAAATATGGACGACCCGATTCAGATTTCATGAAGTGGAGATGGAAACCGGATGAATGTGATCTACCCATTTTTAATCCTTACCAGTTTTTGGAGATTGTGAGGGATAAATCTTTGGCTTTTGTTGGTGATTCTGTGGGTAGGAATCATATGCAATCTTTGATTTGCATGTTATCTAGG GTGGAGTATCCTATCGATATCTCGACAACAAAAGACGACGACTTCAAGCGATGGTACTACGTCTCCTACAACTTCACCATGGCCACATATTGGTCACCATTTTTGGTGAAGTTTGATCAACCCGATACTGACGGTCCAACTCACACGGGCGTGTTCAGTTTATACCTAGACGAGTTTGACAAGAAGTGGACCAACCACATTGATGAGTTCAATTACCTAGTAATAAACGGAGGCCATTGGTTCTCACGGCCTTCGTTCTACTATGAGAACCATCGCGTGGTTGGTTGCAAATTTTGTCAACTAGAAAATGTCACTGACTACCCAATGACATTCGGGTATAGAAGAGCGTTAAGGACCGCATACAAGGCGATCATGAGCAGGAAACAATTTAAGGGTGTGACGTTTTTACGCACATTCGCACCGATGCATTTTGAAGGTGGGGATTGGAATGGCGGAGGGGATTGTATTAGAAAAAAGCCTTTCAAGAGCAATGAGATAAGGTTAGAGGGTTCTAATTTGGAGTTGTATTTGGCCCAAATGGAAGAATTTGATAAAGCCCTAAAAAAGGCGAATGAAAATGGGCTGAAGTTTAGGCTTATGGATATAACACAGCCCATGTTGTTAAGGCCTGATGGACATCCAAGTAAATATGGGCATTGGCCCAATGAGAATGTGACTTTGTATAATGATTGTGTGCATTGGTGCCTACCTGGGCCCATTGACACGTGGAGTGATTTCTTGCTACATATGTTGAAGATGGAGGGTAGGATAACTGCCCAAGAGAAGCTTGTCAATCAAAGGAAAAGGAAAATAGCAAGTTAA